A region from the Campylobacter subantarcticus LMG 24377 genome encodes:
- the fliR gene encoding flagellar biosynthetic protein FliR produces MEFVKYLGDENVVIFMLLFARMSGLIVFFPFFSHNNIPLVVKTTLVLFFTMFLYPLARLEGTSPDSFFILYLLAEVLFGMIAGLILQMTFAILQMAGEQVSFTMGFSMASVMDPTTGANTPVISQILNLLALLVFLAFDGHHLILLFISNSLEYISLGGFYPHENLMLYLNKAMVNIFVLGFSMAFPILAISLLSDVIFGMLMKTMPQFNLLVVGYPIKIFLSFAVLIAILMIMMQYFKSLMIKSFEHMELLFFNI; encoded by the coding sequence ATGGAATTTGTTAAATATTTAGGTGATGAAAATGTAGTCATTTTCATGCTTTTATTTGCTAGAATGAGTGGTTTGATTGTTTTTTTTCCATTTTTTTCACATAATAACATTCCTTTGGTGGTAAAAACAACATTGGTATTATTTTTTACAATGTTTTTATATCCATTAGCAAGACTAGAGGGAACTAGTCCTGATTCTTTTTTTATTTTATATCTTTTAGCAGAAGTGCTTTTTGGTATGATTGCTGGACTTATTTTGCAAATGACATTTGCTATTTTACAAATGGCAGGTGAGCAAGTTTCTTTTACTATGGGTTTTTCTATGGCTAGTGTTATGGATCCAACAACCGGTGCTAATACACCCGTGATATCACAAATTTTAAATTTGCTTGCTTTGCTTGTTTTTTTGGCTTTTGATGGACACCATTTGATTTTGCTTTTTATCTCTAATTCGTTAGAGTATATTAGCTTGGGTGGATTTTACCCACATGAAAATTTAATGCTTTATTTAAATAAAGCTATGGTTAATATCTTTGTATTGGGTTTTTCGATGGCATTTCCAATCTTAGCAATATCTTTGCTTTCAGATGTGATTTTTGGTATGCTTATGAAAACTATGCCTCAATTTAATCTTTTGGTGGTAGGTTATCCTATTAAGATATTTTTATCTTTTGCGGTATTGATTGCCATTTTGATGATTATGATGCAGTATTTTAAAAGTCTTATGATTAAAAGTTTTGAACATATGGAGTTGTTATTTTTTAATATATAA
- a CDS encoding ABC transporter ATP-binding protein — MELLKAENLSHSFDIPLFENLNFTINAKDCIAIQGSSGCGKSTLLHILSTLLKPQSGKIFYHNQDLYALNDDALLQIRRKDFGIIFQMHYLFKGFLALENIELASILSEQSIDYKLLDKLDIANLMHQKITKLSGGQQQRVSIARVLSKKPKIIFADEATGNLDYKNALNVMDILIDYVKENNAALVFVTHDHELAKKCDKVFHLSNHGIC; from the coding sequence ATGGAACTTTTAAAAGCGGAAAATTTAAGCCACAGTTTTGATATTCCGCTTTTTGAAAACCTAAATTTTACTATAAATGCAAAAGATTGTATTGCGATACAAGGAAGTAGTGGATGTGGTAAATCCACTCTTTTGCATATTTTATCCACTCTATTAAAACCACAGTCAGGAAAAATTTTTTATCATAATCAAGATCTTTACGCATTAAATGATGATGCTTTGTTGCAAATTCGAAGAAAAGATTTTGGTATCATTTTTCAAATGCATTATTTGTTTAAAGGCTTTTTGGCTTTAGAAAATATAGAGCTTGCTAGTATTTTAAGTGAGCAAAGTATTGATTATAAACTACTAGATAAACTTGATATTGCAAATTTAATGCATCAAAAAATCACAAAACTAAGTGGTGGTCAACAGCAAAGAGTAAGTATAGCTAGAGTGTTGAGTAAAAAACCTAAGATTATTTTTGCTGATGAAGCTACGGGAAATTTAGATTATAAAAATGCCTTAAACGTTATGGATATTTTGATTGATTATGTTAAAGAAAACAATGCAGCTTTGGTTTTTGTTACACATGATCATGAGCTTGCAAAAAAATGCGACAAGGTATTTCACTTAAGCAATCATGGAATTTGTTAA
- a CDS encoding deoxyguanylate kinase / guanylate kinase: protein MSGQILIISGPSGAGKSTLLQRLFKEKDNIYFSISSTTRAPRENEKHGVDYYFITQEEFKQGIEKGEFLEWALVHKNYYGTSLIPVKQALKEGKSVVFDIDVQGYCIARKKMADYITSVFITTKNKKELEKRLLKRNTDKIEDISKRLENASDEMAYLDQYDFLIINDDLEKSYKQLEAIFEASKLKSKKHDLKQIQIQWNKGE from the coding sequence TTGAGCGGGCAGATTTTGATCATTTCAGGGCCAAGTGGAGCGGGTAAAAGCACCTTGCTTCAAAGGCTTTTTAAAGAAAAAGATAATATTTATTTTTCTATTTCAAGTACAACAAGAGCTCCTAGAGAAAACGAAAAACATGGAGTGGATTATTATTTTATCACCCAAGAAGAATTTAAACAGGGTATTGAAAAAGGCGAGTTTTTAGAGTGGGCTTTGGTGCATAAAAACTACTATGGCACCTCATTGATACCTGTAAAACAGGCTTTAAAAGAAGGCAAAAGCGTTGTTTTTGATATCGATGTGCAAGGGTATTGCATTGCTAGAAAAAAAATGGCAGATTACATCACTTCAGTATTTATTACCACAAAAAATAAAAAAGAGCTTGAAAAAAGATTGCTTAAGCGAAATACTGATAAAATAGAAGATATTAGCAAAAGATTGGAAAATGCTAGTGATGAAATGGCTTATTTAGATCAGTATGATTTTTTAATTATTAACGATGATCTTGAAAAAAGCTATAAGCAACTAGAAGCAATTTTTGAAGCTTCAAAGTTAAAAAGTAAAAAACATGATTTAAAACAAATTCAAATTCAATGGAATAAAGGAGAATAA
- a CDS encoding twin-arginine translocase TatA/TatE family subunit, which produces MHMPSGTQWLIILLIVVLLFGAKKIPELAKGLGKGIKTFKDEMNTDDDKKIVQDNAHKIEKINEKDVFVKENNEEVKKA; this is translated from the coding sequence ATGCATATGCCAAGTGGAACCCAATGGTTGATTATCTTACTGATAGTAGTGTTGCTTTTTGGTGCTAAAAAAATTCCAGAACTTGCTAAGGGTTTGGGAAAGGGTATTAAAACCTTTAAAGATGAGATGAATACCGATGATGATAAAAAAATCGTTCAAGATAATGCGCATAAAATTGAAAAAATCAACGAAAAAGATGTGTTTGTAAAAGAAAACAATGAAGAAGTAAAAAAAGCTTAA